AGAAAAACATTCCATAAATGTAACTCCTGAACTAAaattaatgcaaataaatgcaaagatgGTAATGCAAACAGTGAAGTATGTGTCATTGGGATACTGTGTCAGCTACTGTAAACCAATAGTgttatatacacacatgcatttatttgttttaaagggGTGTTTGACTGCTTTTTGTTaatgcttctttaaaaaaaaacatattatgttttacataatttacatttattctacACAGCACTGTCTTTTTTCCAATAAATGATCTGATGATTTCCTGGTTTTATGAACCACCCCTTTTTTACTAGTACCTCTTTTCCCTTGCTAATCATAATTTATATCAGGGGCCTCATTGTGGGAATAGTCacgtaaatgaataaataattgtgagtaaaaaatagaaaaaatgtgtaaaaatatttatacagtAAATCATGAACACCTGGAAAAGTCATGGGATCATCAAAtattgtttggggggggggggggggggggttggagtCAAAAAGTACCACTGCTCTACTGTATATGATGATCTTGGCTGCGTGGGATTTTTCATAGTGGTTTGAATTTGCACTATGTATCAAAGCATACTTCTATTCATACACATAAAACTTTTCCAAGAACATCAGGTTTAACAGGGACAAATCTCCATTACTGATTCAATGAAGACTGACTCATTGCTCTTTTCTGGGCTCTTTCATGTTCTGAACTCAAACAGACTTTCTCCTCTTGCCAAAGACATTGTTAATGAGCTTGGCCATAGATTTGGAGCCACTGTACCGCCTGCGGTCGCCTCTTTGCTTGAGCTGTTCCATCACATTGCGGATGAGCTTTGTGAAGAGGTTGGAGATATCCAGATAGTTCTCAGCTGCCGAAACCTCCTGGAAGAGGCATTTGTTCTCCTGGGCCAGAGAGCGGCCCTCCTCTTCACTCACTTGGCGGCTGTGGCATAAGTCCTGCTTGTTACCCACCAGGCAGATGGGAACCTCCCTATTGAAATGAAACCAGATTATTTGCTTTCAGGAGAAAATTGCTTTGGCCATCAGAACATGACCATATGATTTATTAAGTAAATGACATAGTGGTTaggaatacatttataattacatttgtaATCTAGTTTAATATTGCTACAGCACGTTCATAAACTGAGATTCTTTTCTCACAGTGTGTCCTAATAAGAACAATGGCAAAGCTTATATTTTTCCCTCATCTGACACCATAGCAAATGAAACAGCTTACAACATATATCAAATGATCACAATGTGGTTGGAAATGGATTGGAAATTTGCTGCAAAGTACAACCACTTGATGCATTTTTTGAAGTGTCAAATTTTAAGCCTGTTTTGAGGACCATGTTGGATTCTGACCACCCATGAGTGATCACCTTGCCAATTTCAGAGTTCTAATAGACTCCAGATGCCCAGTCTTATGCTCACTTACTATTGTTTCAAAGGACTGTCAAATGGCAATTGACCAGTGAAACCTAAACCATCCAGACTTTTAGATTCCTCTCTAAATACGATGGAGTAAAATGGAAAGCTTTGGCCTGCTGGTCATAATACAGTTATCAAAACCACTGGAAACCGTGCAGACATGGACAGTTCTTTGATTAGCTGATGTGACCCAGTCTGTCCTTTACAGATGTTCACAGATCTAAGCAGGAAGCCTCCACTCTGTTCTGCAAATGGTcctcattaattcattaaaattccTTCGTCCTATTCCAGTCAACATCAGACAAAGGTCAAAAGGTCATTGGAGAGACTCTGACTCACCCTTTACAGGTCTCTCGACGACTCTCTTTGATCTGCGCCAGGATGTTTTTGGCGTTTAGGAAGGACGTACGGTCGCTGATGGTGTACACCACCACAAAGCCATCAGCCCAGTCCAGTGGTTCCTCTAGGATACATCTGCTTTCTTCACTCTGCCAGGGGGTGGGGGGCACACAGAAGTCCTGTCAAAAACACATGCTCATGCAAAGTCTTGTCTGACAAAATTGAAAAGCGGAATGTTATTTCATTTGTTTAGAGTTGACTAGATCTCTACCAGAAGTTTTTGTTTTGGATGCAGTGATTGACTGCCATACATGTGTTGACTGTATATACACAGGCATTTAGTTACAGTGTAGAAAGGTGTCCATCTCATGCATTCAGTTTTGGAAATCAAAGTAAAACAACAACTGGCGAAGTAAAAGTTCCCAGATGCAGCAGCTGTAAGACATGAGGCTCAGTTTTCAAAGGCTCTGCACTGTATACTCTGCTTCAGGGAAAGATCATAAATCCCATCAGAACACAACATGCATTTCCCATAAGAAGCAAGTATATCTCAGCATGTCGCCCTATGGCAGTGTTTGTATGATCACTAGCCATGAGCTCAGGGTAACCGTTATGAAAGAATAAACACATACCTGTGAGCATGGATCAAAGACTTCCAAGTTCAACTGTCTTCCATCAATGGAGAGCCTTTTATGGTATAAGGAGTCTG
The genomic region above belongs to Carassius carassius chromosome 3, fCarCar2.1, whole genome shotgun sequence and contains:
- the rerglb gene encoding RERG/RAS-like b isoform X2 — protein: MNDIKLALLGSEGAGKSAVLVRFLTKRFIGEYASNTNSLYHKRLSIDGRQLNLEVFDPCSQSEESRCILEEPLDWADGFVVVYTISDRTSFLNAKNILAQIKESRRETCKGEVPICLVGNKQDLCHSRQVSEEEGRSLAQENKCLFQEVSAAENYLDISNLFTKLIRNVMEQLKQRGDRRRYSGSKSMAKLINNVFGKRRKSV
- the rerglb gene encoding RERG/RAS-like b isoform X1, yielding MNDIKLALLGSEGAGKSAVLVRFLTKRFIGEYASNTNSLYHKRLSIDGRQLNLEVFDPCSQDFCVPPTPWQSEESRCILEEPLDWADGFVVVYTISDRTSFLNAKNILAQIKESRRETCKGEVPICLVGNKQDLCHSRQVSEEEGRSLAQENKCLFQEVSAAENYLDISNLFTKLIRNVMEQLKQRGDRRRYSGSKSMAKLINNVFGKRRKSV